ctcaggcatatccgaagatcggaaataatgagctctgagctcgttccgtaaggtaacgtctggctgtctcgtcagagactgcagcagatcaaacagtgaaacacacacacacacacacacacacacacacacacacacacacacacacacacacacggcagccaTAGACAAAGTGTGGACACTGCTCACTGCAACTGCCGTCTCTAGCATTAATCTggcgtctctccctcctttcccttgcaGGTGTCTTTGGTGTGCCTTCTGGCCTCTGCCGCCCTCGCCCTTCCGGGAGGATACGGAGGTGGACATGGTGGAATTAACctcggcggtggcggcggaCACGCTGCTGTCTTCTTCGGTGCCGGCGGCCATGGCGGAGGACACGGTGGCGGATATGGTGGCGGCCACGGCGGCGGCTATGGTGGCGGATATGGCTACGCTGTGAGTAAGATTTGCTTGTGCTGGAACTAAACACTTGTGGCGGCATTAAGCAAAGGCTTCAGCCTCTCACTGTTGTTCTTGTGTCCTCAGAGGCCCACCCTTACGCTTTCGACTACGGCGTCTCTGCTGGGTACACAAACTTCGGCCACAGCGAGAAGGGCAACGGCCACGGAGGCGTGAACGGCGGCTACTGGGTAAACCTTCCCGACGGCCGCGTGCAGAGAGTGTCCTACGTAGCTGACTACGGTGGCTTCCGCCCAGTGGTGTCCTACTCTGGCAAGGCCCACTACCCAGTAAGCTACGGATACGGCCATGGCGGCGGCTACCACTGAAAACGCAACCCACCGCAAGACGCCATGGGAGAGATGGGGTTTTCCATGTAAATGACTGCTACATAATAAATGTGAGGATTATTTATTCACTCTCTTTCATAGGATATCTTGCGCGCGGGTTCGATTCTTTACAATAACTGTAGAGCAGTGATTCCCAACATGTGGTATTCGTTCGCTTACCACCAGTACTACGCGAAGGCCTTCCTAGTGGTACATAATTTCTTTCGAGATCATATGCCATTTATATTCAAATTAAAATAACTAATTTCTGAGAAAAAATCttattgccttacacaagataataTGCCATTGAaaagctggtggagaagaaatgaaattgtagttagttcatttgtgtgttctacttgtgaatgAAATGATATTTACTGGAAGTGAGTtttttctggaaccaggtggtacCAGGGGATTGTATGGGATCTCCAAGTGGTACTTGCTCAGGAAAAGTTAGGGAATCTCTGCTCTAGTGCTTGCCATATAATACGTACATCCATTGTGACCTGGGTACCAAACCTTGGCCTCTTGCGAGCAGAGGTGCCAAGAAGAAATTAGATAACTGTTACAATTCAAGAATGCAGATTACAGATTGCATTATGTGTGTCTGAGAGGAACGTTAGCCTTGATAAATCCTGAGAGAAATGCCTATGAGTCTGATTACGAAAGGGAGAAACGGCAGTCTAAACGTTGTCAACTGGAATCTGCGCTCTCAGGAGTAAAATATTACCACTGCTTTTCGTGCAAACAAACAGAGCCCCagagaacaaagaaatgcaTGAAATTTGCGCAGCTTTAGTGTTTTTGTGATAAAAACCCCAGATAGGTAAGGTAATGTGTAAACTTATACATAGTGTAGCAGTGACcggttatatttttttcttttttatgtaagaggacaGAACTGGCCAAGAccaaggcccactcagtcgctaGTTCCCTTACAGGTTTGAAAGGGTtaaccaaaagacagggacaaatgtcttgaaacctccctctaaaATGAAGTCgtcagaagcagacagggagttccagagtttaccagagaaaggtatgaatgattgagatcgattactggttaactcttgcgttagagagttggacagaatagaggagagagaggaagaagaaagccttgtgcagcgaggcaacaggaggacgggaggaatGCAGTTCAGATGATCAGAAGAgcggttagcatgaaaatagcggtagaagatagcacgagatgcaacattccagctaTGAGAAAGATGttgaaaacagtcagtcagaggaagggagttgctaagacgaaaagcttttgattctacacTATCTaatagaactgtgtgtgtggaaaccacctatacatgcgaagagtactctataTACGGATGGATGaggtccttgtacagagttgGCAACTGGGatgtgagaaaaactggcggagacacttcagaacacctaatttcatagaagatgatttagcaagagatgtgatgtaaagtttccagtttaggttATGAGTATAGGACaggccaaggatattcagtgaggaagagggagacagctgagtgtcactgaaacagaggggacagcagcagcagtagcatctaGCAGTGACCGGCCACATGATACTTATTGCACTCATGATAGAAAGGCAAAGTTCCCAAGAAAATGATTTTATTCTGTTATGTGAGAATCTCATTGGCATAGACTCTAGCCTAAAAAAAGATCAGGTTGATCAGTTTTTGTTACCAGTttagaaattaatataactgtaaTATAAATAATGAGTCATCAAGTACATGATCATTGAATTATAAATGCGGATAAAAACTACACTGAAATCAGGAAGGAAACATTTTTCTAGCAGGCGATTGGCAAAAAACATGGCCATGACTTCAATCATGAACTCAGGTTGAGGGTGAGAGATGTACCTCAGATCAAATAATGAACTCCCTATCATTAATCATCAAAGTGTTTCCATTTAGTAAACACCGAAAATCTTAAAGCAAACCCTTGCTAAAAAATTAGATGATCCATtgcttcttcccctttttccacTATCCGACAATTTCATCATCCTATCAAGATCTTTCCTTATGATGATTTACATCTCGCTGAATTTAATTCTTGTAAAGCTTATTAAACCTGATGGGGTTCTAAGCCTAACTGAGCCGTTTGCTTTAACGTTTCTCACAACCacagctgctaactctgtacagggaTCTTATCCCCTACGTAGAAATTACGCTACAAACATATGGAAAGAGTGATATATCTTCACTCGTGCTACTCATTTGAAAAGGATGTAATGAAAAAACATTTCGTTTGATCAACTCCCTCTCTGACAGactatcttcatctctcttcgtCGTGATGTTACACGTGCAGTAGTCAAATAACTTGGTGTGCTAACTTTCATTGTACTTAGCGTTTTCTGTGGATGAGTTCCTCTGATATGTTACTAATGTAATCGGTCTTCAGGTTTTCGTAAGAGGGCTGTCAATATATCGCATAACTTGGGAATAGCGGGACTGACCACAGCTTTACCTACACCACATCTTTGATACATGACCACAGTGCCACACGTGGTCGTTTTCTGTCGATATCACAATGAACGTTAGGAGATTCTTTAACAATTTGAACTTCGTATTttcaaaaaaaattttaatacaGGTATACTTTTTCCACCTAGAGTCgagtagtttatatatatagcaaTCTGAGTGTTATTGATTCTAATTGATTCTTCGATTCAAAATTGATGGCGATGGCTACCAGTGCTCCCAAGGCATTCATTCTCAATGGCCGTGTGTATCTTCTTTATAATTTGTTATGAGTAACATAATCATCAAGgttaacaa
The sequence above is drawn from the Portunus trituberculatus isolate SZX2019 chromosome 41, ASM1759143v1, whole genome shotgun sequence genome and encodes:
- the LOC123516943 gene encoding holotricin-3-like, whose product is MIRHVSLVCLLASAALALPGGYGGGHGGINLGGGGGHAAVFFGAGGHGGGHGGGYGGGHGGGYGGGYGYARPTLTLSTTASLLGTQTSATARRATATEA